ATTATGAGGCAAAGTATATTGCGGATTCTAAACTACAGATTCCAGCGGATTTAGATGAAGATACCACGAATAGATTACGGGAGATCGCTGTAAAAGCATATAAAGCTTGGGGTTGCAGCGGGATGGCAAGAGTGGACTTCTTTGTCACTGATCAAAACGAAATTTATTTGAACGAACCCAATACATTGCCAGGATTTACTTCGATTAGTATGTACCCAAAAATGTGGGAAGCAACTGGTTTACCTTATGGGGAATTATTGAGCCAGTTAATTGAATTGGCCATAGAACGCGCTTAATCCTCGGTGAAAAATCAATTCAAAAAAGGGGGTTATTGCTATGAACCAACAACCAATAGGTGTTTTTGATTCAGGTCTTGGTGGCCTGACGGTAGTAAAAGAACTAATGAAAATACTGCCTCATGAAAATATTGTGTATTTTGGGGATACCGGTAGAGTACCTTATGGAACCCGTGGAAAGGAAACCATTATCGAATATGCCAAACAGGATATCCAGTTTTTGCAGCATCATCAGGTAAAAATGATTATTGCAGCCTGTGGTACGGTAAGTGCTGTACTTCCTAAGGAATATTCTTCCCATTTGCAGCAGCCTTATACAGGAGTTGTTATTCCTTCTGCCCAGGCAGCCTGTGCCAAAACAAAGACAGGGCATATCGGTGTTTTAGGGACTTCAGCCACAATTCGCAGCGGGGCATATGGAAAGGCGATCCGTACTATTTTGCCAAAAGCAGTGGTAACTGGTATTGCTTGCCCACTGTTTGTGCCACTTGTAGAAAATGGATATATCAACCGTGATAATCAGGTAACCCGTATGGTAGCGGAAGATTATTTAAAGCCGATTATCGGGACGGATTTGGATACCTTGATTTTAGGGTGTACCCATTTTCCGATTATCAAAGAAATTATTGGCGATATTTTAGGAAAAGGCGTTAAATTAATTGATTCAGGGTATGAAACAGCCAGGACAGCTGCCGCGATGTTGAGCCGGGAGAATATGCTGCTGAACTCAGAACAACCAGGAAACCGTTCTTTTTATGTCAGCGATAGCATAGAAACATTTACTGAAAATGCGACTATCTTTTTAAA
This is a stretch of genomic DNA from Clostridium facile. It encodes these proteins:
- the murI gene encoding glutamate racemase encodes the protein MNQQPIGVFDSGLGGLTVVKELMKILPHENIVYFGDTGRVPYGTRGKETIIEYAKQDIQFLQHHQVKMIIAACGTVSAVLPKEYSSHLQQPYTGVVIPSAQAACAKTKTGHIGVLGTSATIRSGAYGKAIRTILPKAVVTGIACPLFVPLVENGYINRDNQVTRMVAEDYLKPIIGTDLDTLILGCTHFPIIKEIIGDILGKGVKLIDSGYETARTAAAMLSRENMLLNSEQPGNRSFYVSDSIETFTENATIFLNEEITGSVEHHVW